The following coding sequences are from one Methanosarcina sp. WWM596 window:
- a CDS encoding CxxC-x17-CxxC domain-containing protein, whose translation MAFNDRNFRGNSNSNFGAPREMHKTKCSDCGVETEVPFKPDPERPVYCRDCLPNHRTPRENRRY comes from the coding sequence ATGGCTTTTAATGACAGAAACTTCAGAGGAAATTCTAATTCTAATTTCGGCGCTCCCAGAGAAATGCACAAAACAAAATGTTCAGATTGTGGTGTTGAAACCGAAGTACCTTTCAAACCTGATCCGGAAAGACCGGTTTACTGCAGGGATTGTCTTCCTAACCACAGGACACCCAGAGAAAACCGCAGATACTAA